Proteins encoded by one window of Desulfobaculum bizertense DSM 18034:
- a CDS encoding DVU0772 family protein — MGQLRKYRDLEIDWNMEPVDAVALYLEWGNTGYGGSYENRVRSKNDFSNYFVVYNWEDRPKVCLVRRNSDGAEDLVCLIPPKAMGKRFRDEIGHTKGVFPINREIRSWLEKELYS, encoded by the coding sequence ATGGGACAGCTGAGAAAGTATAGAGATCTTGAGATCGACTGGAACATGGAGCCCGTAGACGCTGTTGCACTGTATCTTGAGTGGGGAAACACCGGATACGGCGGAAGTTATGAAAACCGTGTGCGCAGCAAGAATGACTTCTCAAACTATTTCGTCGTCTATAACTGGGAAGATCGTCCAAAGGTCTGCCTGGTGCGTCGAAACTCCGATGGAGCAGAGGACCTTGTCTGTTTGATTCCGCCGAAGGCAATGGGCAAGAGATTCCGCGATGAAATCGGACACACCAAGGGCGTTTTTCCAATCAATCGGGAAATCCGAAGCTGGCTGGAAAAGGAGCTGTACTCCTAG
- the dsrA gene encoding dissimilatory-type sulfite reductase subunit alpha: MAEHKTPLLDQLESGPWPSFVSDIKQEAERRKANPDNVEYQIPVDVCEDLLGILEMSYEDGETHWKHGGIVGVFGYGGGVIGRYADQPEQFPGVAHFHTVRVNQPSAKYYTTDYLRKLIDLWDFRGSGLTNMHGSTGDMVLLGTTTPQLEEIFWTLTHDLNTDLGGSGSNLRTPAACLGQSRCEFACYDTQDISYHLTQEYQDELHRPAFPYKFKFKFDGCPNGCVASIARSDCSIIGTWKDDIKIDQEAVKAYVAGEFRPNAGAHSGRDWGKFDIQKEVVDLCPTGCMSWDGSKLSIDNKECYRCMHCINTMPRALHIGDERGASMFIGAKAPILDGAQMGSLLVPFVKVEEPYDEIKEVIENLWDWWMEEGKNRERIGETIKRQGFQKMLDVTGIKADPRHVQEPRSNPYIFWKEEDVEGGWDRDINEFRKRHQR, encoded by the coding sequence ATGGCTGAACACAAAACCCCATTGTTGGACCAGCTGGAGTCAGGGCCCTGGCCTAGCTTCGTGTCCGACATTAAGCAGGAGGCCGAGCGACGCAAGGCCAATCCGGACAATGTAGAATATCAGATTCCGGTTGACGTCTGCGAAGACCTTCTGGGTATCCTTGAGATGTCCTACGAGGACGGCGAAACTCACTGGAAGCACGGCGGTATCGTGGGTGTCTTCGGTTACGGTGGCGGCGTTATTGGCCGTTACGCTGACCAGCCCGAGCAGTTCCCGGGCGTTGCTCACTTCCACACTGTTCGTGTGAACCAGCCTTCCGCAAAGTACTACACCACCGATTATCTGCGTAAGCTGATCGACCTGTGGGACTTCCGCGGCTCTGGTCTGACAAACATGCACGGTTCTACCGGTGACATGGTTCTTCTGGGTACCACCACTCCTCAGCTTGAGGAGATTTTCTGGACCCTTACCCATGACCTGAACACTGACCTTGGTGGTTCCGGTTCTAACCTGCGTACACCTGCAGCTTGCCTCGGCCAGTCCCGTTGCGAATTTGCATGTTACGACACTCAGGACATTTCCTACCACCTGACCCAGGAATACCAGGACGAACTTCACCGCCCTGCATTCCCTTACAAGTTCAAGTTTAAGTTTGACGGCTGCCCGAACGGTTGCGTTGCATCCATCGCTCGTTCCGACTGTTCCATCATCGGTACTTGGAAAGACGACATCAAGATCGACCAGGAAGCTGTGAAAGCTTACGTTGCAGGTGAATTCCGCCCCAACGCAGGCGCACACTCCGGCCGTGACTGGGGCAAGTTCGACATCCAGAAGGAAGTCGTTGACCTGTGTCCTACCGGCTGCATGAGCTGGGACGGCAGCAAGCTGTCCATCGATAACAAGGAATGCTACCGTTGCATGCACTGCATCAACACCATGCCTCGCGCACTGCACATCGGTGACGAGCGCGGCGCTTCCATGTTCATCGGCGCTAAAGCTCCTATCCTCGACGGTGCCCAGATGGGTTCCTTGCTCGTTCCGTTTGTTAAGGTTGAAGAGCCTTACGACGAAATCAAGGAAGTTATCGAGAACCTGTGGGATTGGTGGATGGAAGAAGGCAAGAACCGTGAGCGTATTGGTGAAACCATCAAGCGCCAGGGCTTCCAGAAGATGCTGGATGTTACCGGTATCAAGGCCGATCCTCGCCACGTACAGGAACCACGTTCCAACCCCTACATCTTCTGGAAAGAAGAAGACGTTGAAGGCGGCTGGGATCGTGACATCAATGAATTCCGTAAGAGACACCAGAGATAG